The Petropleomorpha daqingensis genome includes a window with the following:
- a CDS encoding sensor domain-containing phosphodiesterase translates to MRGKHVTGGAVLGLAICAILGAVISVRDAALVLVVGAAWAAGRFLRSGAAPSRRSAARDEVGEEVVWECDAGGRFTHASSQCLELLGYTPEEASSLSIFDVVHPDEHAVVTHLISSGRGWRRRPFRCVAKNGATVWLQSTAVAQADGQGRFTGLLGASHRVWEAPPGEPARTSAAIVRVLADDALRTAFQPIVSLADGRVLGAEALSRFAMADDGRTAEDWFTDAARVGLGVDLEIHAALHALRQATTLPEDTYVSVNLSPETLLWPGLPDALRSASIPLSRIVVELTEHSAVEDYDALDRALQPLRRAGLRIAVDDAGAGHATFRHILRLAPDLIKLDRSLISGIDGDPARRVLAGAVVALAREMRGVVVAEGIERTTELAVLMGLGVQAGQGYLFGRPSTDERDWRAWRRSPWPRLSTPALLRTTS, encoded by the coding sequence GTGCGCGGAAAGCACGTCACCGGTGGCGCCGTCCTGGGCCTCGCGATCTGCGCCATCCTGGGCGCGGTGATCTCCGTCCGCGACGCGGCGCTGGTCCTGGTCGTGGGTGCGGCGTGGGCAGCCGGTCGATTTCTCCGGTCCGGTGCCGCTCCGAGCCGTCGTTCGGCCGCGCGGGACGAGGTCGGCGAGGAGGTCGTCTGGGAGTGCGACGCGGGCGGCCGGTTCACGCATGCCAGCTCGCAGTGCCTGGAGCTCCTCGGGTACACGCCCGAGGAGGCGTCGTCGCTCTCGATCTTCGACGTCGTCCATCCCGACGAGCACGCCGTGGTGACCCACCTGATCTCGTCCGGGCGGGGATGGCGGCGCCGGCCGTTCCGGTGCGTCGCCAAGAACGGCGCGACGGTGTGGTTGCAGAGCACCGCCGTGGCGCAAGCGGACGGTCAGGGACGGTTCACCGGGTTGCTCGGCGCGTCCCACCGGGTCTGGGAGGCCCCACCCGGCGAGCCGGCGAGGACGTCCGCGGCGATCGTCCGGGTGCTCGCCGACGATGCACTACGGACGGCCTTCCAGCCGATCGTCTCCCTGGCCGACGGGCGGGTGCTCGGCGCCGAGGCGCTGTCCCGGTTCGCGATGGCCGACGACGGGCGCACCGCCGAGGACTGGTTCACCGACGCCGCACGGGTCGGGCTCGGGGTCGACCTCGAGATCCACGCCGCGCTGCACGCGCTGCGTCAGGCGACGACCCTGCCGGAGGACACGTACGTGTCCGTGAACCTCTCCCCGGAGACGCTGCTCTGGCCAGGGCTCCCCGACGCCCTGCGGAGCGCATCCATCCCGCTGTCCCGCATCGTCGTGGAACTCACCGAGCACTCCGCGGTGGAGGACTACGACGCCCTCGACCGGGCGCTGCAACCGCTGCGCCGGGCTGGGCTCCGGATCGCCGTGGACGACGCCGGCGCCGGCCACGCCACCTTCCGGCACATCCTCCGGCTCGCGCCGGACCTCATCAAGCTCGACCGCAGCCTCATCAGCGGCATCGACGGCGATCCCGCACGGCGGGTGCTCGCGGGCGCCGTCGTGGCCCTCGCCCGTGAGATGCGGGGCGTGGTCGTCGCCGAAGGGATCGAGCGGACCACCGAGCTGGCCGTCCTGATGGGCCTCGGGGTCCAGGCCGGCCAGGGGTACCTGTTCGGCCGGCCGAGCACCGACGAGCGGGACTGGCGGGCCTGGCGCCGTTCGCCGTGGCCGCGGCTGTCGACCCCGGCGCTGCTCAGGACGACGTCGTGA